The proteins below are encoded in one region of Ereboglobus luteus:
- a CDS encoding DUF3102 domain-containing protein — protein MSTSPMPSLVAASATSAAKEINRLHAEAQRLTAESRHSLDGALAAAWRAGRLLNEEKKRVRHSAGHGAWIPWLKHFFTGSMSTAHRYMRLAREAADPALLQGLSLRQAYARLGIATEPKHRALDGKPALPKPPAHVLLAGKLIRFLRQQNRRRTAHVAVNCIRDLAPLYAQLRPLFENTSEGVTS, from the coding sequence ATGAGCACATCACCGATGCCTTCCCTCGTCGCCGCTTCTGCGACATCCGCAGCGAAAGAAATCAATCGCCTGCACGCGGAGGCGCAACGTCTCACAGCAGAGTCCCGTCATTCGCTTGACGGGGCTCTTGCCGCCGCATGGCGCGCGGGTCGGTTGCTCAACGAGGAAAAAAAGCGCGTGCGCCACTCGGCGGGACACGGTGCGTGGATTCCTTGGCTGAAACACTTCTTTACAGGCTCGATGAGCACGGCGCACCGTTACATGCGACTCGCCCGCGAAGCCGCCGATCCCGCGCTTTTGCAAGGACTCAGTTTGCGGCAGGCCTACGCGCGACTCGGCATCGCCACCGAGCCGAAGCACCGCGCGCTTGACGGCAAGCCGGCACTTCCAAAACCACCGGCGCACGTCCTGCTCGCCGGCAAATTGATCCGCTTCTTGCGGCAGCAAAACAGACGGCGCACTGCGCACGTCGCAGTGAATTGCATCCGCGACCTCGCGCCCCTTTACGCGCAACTCCGGCCTTTGTTTGAGAACACGTCCGAAGGCGTTACCAGCTAA
- a CDS encoding tyrosine-type recombinase/integrase: MMKTHTASNFTVKPFKNRNGVTSWRVSGWLHGLRVRKNFKNKQDAFVERGALDLKLMQTQSSLRPVTTSLSEEQVREAEILFQKFACKPRTLAFYADHGLTHYKEPASQISLADAVKAYLEIRRDDEKRNVIGKRQLKTIESEFAELQRWFPTQNLADLTTDLLRPYLNRGNLARPQIHPARKTVNLRYGHLFTFFRFAVVTKEWLAKNPLAKISRHKLEHSRGSAPTLSAQKAAELMAHVETLHDGAFVPYYALCLFAGIRPSVQDGEISRLPAKDVRLDTRTIHIEPDVSKVDMKRNIDIQPNLAAWLKAYPLDKFPILHKSLAKSRAAIAKQFGLSHDVMRHTFISMHVAKFRSMGDTALQAGNSERIIRRHYLNVTTPQEAEAFFNIMPALRGKLRAETNAAIAPIAVVPASRPGAETLPAAA; encoded by the coding sequence ATGATGAAAACGCATACCGCATCAAACTTCACCGTCAAACCGTTTAAGAATCGCAATGGCGTCACTTCGTGGCGCGTCAGCGGCTGGCTCCACGGCCTCCGTGTCCGCAAAAACTTCAAGAACAAGCAGGACGCCTTCGTCGAACGCGGCGCGCTCGACTTGAAACTCATGCAGACCCAATCAAGCCTGCGCCCTGTCACCACCAGCCTTTCCGAGGAGCAGGTGCGCGAGGCCGAAATCCTCTTCCAAAAATTCGCCTGCAAGCCGCGCACGCTGGCCTTTTACGCCGACCACGGCCTGACGCACTACAAGGAGCCGGCCTCGCAAATCAGCCTCGCCGACGCGGTGAAGGCCTACCTCGAAATCCGCCGCGACGACGAGAAGCGAAACGTCATCGGCAAACGCCAGCTCAAAACAATCGAAAGTGAGTTCGCCGAGCTTCAGCGCTGGTTCCCGACGCAAAACCTGGCCGATCTCACTACCGATTTGCTCAGGCCTTACCTCAATCGAGGCAATCTCGCGCGCCCACAAATCCATCCCGCGCGCAAGACGGTCAATCTGCGCTACGGCCACTTGTTCACCTTTTTCCGGTTCGCCGTCGTCACCAAGGAATGGCTGGCCAAAAATCCGCTCGCGAAAATCAGCCGCCACAAGCTCGAACACAGTCGCGGTTCGGCGCCGACGCTCAGCGCACAGAAGGCCGCCGAGCTGATGGCCCACGTCGAAACCCTCCACGACGGCGCGTTCGTGCCTTATTACGCGCTCTGCCTGTTCGCCGGCATACGCCCGAGCGTGCAGGACGGGGAAATCTCCCGCCTGCCCGCGAAGGACGTGCGCCTCGACACGCGCACCATTCACATCGAGCCGGACGTTTCCAAAGTGGACATGAAGCGCAACATCGACATCCAGCCCAATCTCGCCGCGTGGCTCAAAGCCTACCCGCTCGACAAGTTCCCCATCCTCCACAAATCGCTCGCAAAATCCCGCGCCGCCATTGCAAAGCAATTCGGGCTCTCGCACGACGTGATGCGGCACACGTTCATTTCAATGCACGTTGCGAAGTTCCGTTCGATGGGCGACACGGCGTTGCAGGCGGGCAACTCCGAGCGCATCATCCGCCGTCATTACTTGAACGTGACCACGCCGCAGGAGGCCGAAGCCTTCTTCAATATCATGCCAGCACTGCGCGGCAAACTGCGGGCGGAAACCAACGCCGCCATCGCCCCAATAGCCGTTGTCCCTGCGAGCAGGCCCGGAGCCGAGACACTGCCCGCCGCCGCCTGA
- the metK gene encoding methionine adenosyltransferase: MAKTFVFSSESVGEGHPDKVADYISDSVLDACLAQDKTSRVACETMVKSNVVILAGEITTKARLNYETIVRDAIREIGYTNNDDVFHADTVFINNYLTSQSPDIAQGVDKRKAKGKKTAEQGAGDQGLMFGYACDETPELMPLPIMLAHRLGRELTKIRKSGGKKWAWLRPDAKSQVSIRYENDRPIEVVNVVISTQHTADVEHAQIESALIDNVIRKVIPADLLNGNTQYLINPTGRFVVGGPQGDSGLTGRKIIVDSYGGWGRHGGGAFSGKDPSKVDRSAAYMARWAAKNIVAAGLAKYAELQLAYAIGYPHPVSVFVDTFGTGKVEDEKIARAVQKVFSFKPADIIKQLNLLRPIYRETTNYGHFGKAGLPWEQTNKTAALRAAVK, from the coding sequence ATGGCAAAAACATTCGTATTCTCCTCCGAGTCCGTTGGCGAGGGCCACCCCGACAAAGTCGCCGACTATATTTCCGACAGCGTCCTCGACGCCTGTCTCGCCCAGGACAAAACCTCCCGCGTCGCCTGCGAAACCATGGTCAAGTCCAACGTCGTCATCCTCGCCGGCGAGATCACCACCAAGGCCAGGCTCAACTACGAAACCATCGTCCGCGACGCCATCCGCGAAATCGGTTACACAAACAACGACGACGTCTTCCACGCCGACACTGTTTTCATCAACAACTACCTCACCAGCCAGTCGCCCGACATCGCCCAGGGCGTCGACAAACGCAAAGCCAAGGGCAAGAAAACCGCCGAGCAAGGCGCCGGCGACCAGGGGCTCATGTTCGGCTACGCGTGCGACGAAACGCCCGAGCTCATGCCGCTCCCCATCATGCTCGCCCACCGCCTCGGACGCGAACTCACAAAAATCCGCAAATCCGGCGGCAAGAAATGGGCCTGGCTCCGTCCCGACGCCAAATCGCAAGTTTCCATCCGCTACGAAAACGACCGCCCCATCGAAGTCGTCAACGTCGTCATCTCCACGCAGCACACCGCCGACGTCGAGCATGCGCAAATCGAGTCCGCCCTCATCGACAACGTCATCCGCAAAGTCATCCCCGCCGACCTCCTCAACGGCAACACACAGTATCTCATCAACCCCACGGGCCGCTTCGTCGTCGGCGGCCCGCAGGGCGACTCCGGACTCACCGGACGCAAAATCATCGTCGATTCCTACGGCGGCTGGGGCCGCCACGGCGGCGGCGCCTTCTCCGGCAAGGATCCGTCGAAAGTTGACCGCTCCGCCGCCTACATGGCGCGCTGGGCCGCCAAAAACATAGTCGCCGCCGGCCTCGCCAAATACGCCGAGCTCCAACTCGCCTACGCCATCGGCTACCCGCACCCGGTCAGCGTGTTTGTTGACACCTTCGGCACCGGCAAAGTCGAGGACGAAAAAATCGCCCGCGCCGTCCAAAAAGTCTTCAGCTTCAAACCCGCCGACATCATCAAGCAACTCAACCTCCTGCGCCCGATCTACCGCGAGACAACCAACTACGGCCACTTCGGCAAAGCCGGCCTCCCGTGGGAGCAAACCAACAAAACCGCCGCCCTCCGCGCCGCCGTCAAATAA
- a CDS encoding thioredoxin-like domain-containing protein, with protein sequence MKKLLLAFVACASFVCAQNLRASDAPVYHEALIKSIGKNAVSVSGDLDPATLKTKKYLFVYYSAHWCPPCRKFTPKLVEFYNKNHANGDFDLIFVSSDKGQREMNDYMKGEKMPWIGLKLDSKPARALKKLRRGTGIPCLILIDETGKVISQSYDENNKYTGPYTALRAYEKIKKDK encoded by the coding sequence ATGAAAAAACTACTTCTCGCTTTTGTCGCCTGTGCGTCGTTCGTGTGCGCCCAAAATCTTCGTGCCTCGGATGCGCCGGTGTATCACGAAGCTCTCATCAAGAGCATTGGAAAAAATGCGGTTTCGGTCAGCGGCGACCTTGATCCCGCGACTTTAAAAACAAAAAAATACCTGTTTGTTTATTATTCCGCGCACTGGTGCCCTCCGTGCCGCAAGTTCACACCGAAGCTGGTTGAATTCTACAACAAGAACCATGCGAACGGGGATTTTGACCTGATCTTTGTGTCGTCCGACAAGGGCCAGCGCGAAATGAACGATTACATGAAGGGCGAGAAAATGCCATGGATCGGCCTGAAGCTGGACAGCAAACCTGCAAGGGCACTGAAGAAATTGCGCCGCGGCACGGGCATTCCCTGCCTCATTTTGATCGATGAAACCGGAAAGGTCATTTCACAGAGCTACGACGAAAATAACAAATACACCGGACCATACACGGCATTGAGGGCTTACGAAAAAATCAAAAAGGACAAATAA
- a CDS encoding (4Fe-4S)-binding protein has product MIKEYTNGEITIVWQPEKCAHSGICAKTLPDVYKPQERPWIRADKATTAELKHQIGLCPSGALSWRDNTHK; this is encoded by the coding sequence ATGATAAAAGAATACACAAATGGAGAGATTACCATTGTCTGGCAGCCTGAAAAATGTGCGCATTCGGGCATTTGCGCCAAAACGCTGCCGGATGTTTACAAACCGCAGGAACGCCCGTGGATTAGGGCCGATAAGGCCACGACCGCTGAGCTCAAGCATCAGATAGGATTGTGCCCATCCGGAGCCCTCTCATGGAGGGACAATACACATAAATAA
- a CDS encoding TIGR00282 family metallophosphoesterase yields the protein MLKLLFIGDIVGKPGRAIVIEKLASLRAERAIDFVVANAENSAAGSGITGAIAKTLLASGVDAITLGDHVWDQKGWEHDIGALDRICRPANLPAACPGREYVILEAGGFRLGVTTMLGRQFVGMKAECPFLGAERVLRELEDKTDGVFVEIHAEATSEKQAMGWHLDGRAIAVLGTHTHVPTADACVLPGGTAFMCDVGMTGPYASVLGREVKPVLGRFLDGMPRRFEVAEGDVRMSAALVTFDPATKRAVSCELITVKP from the coding sequence ATGTTAAAACTTCTCTTCATTGGTGACATCGTCGGAAAACCCGGGCGCGCAATTGTGATTGAAAAACTCGCCTCGCTGCGCGCCGAGCGCGCCATCGACTTTGTCGTCGCCAACGCCGAGAACTCCGCCGCCGGCTCGGGCATCACCGGCGCAATCGCCAAAACACTCCTCGCCTCGGGCGTGGATGCCATCACGCTCGGCGACCATGTGTGGGATCAAAAAGGATGGGAACACGACATCGGCGCGCTCGACCGCATTTGCCGCCCCGCCAACCTTCCCGCCGCGTGTCCCGGACGCGAATACGTCATCCTCGAAGCCGGGGGCTTCCGCCTCGGCGTGACGACGATGCTTGGCCGCCAGTTCGTCGGAATGAAAGCCGAATGCCCGTTCCTCGGCGCCGAACGCGTCCTGCGCGAGCTTGAGGACAAAACCGACGGTGTCTTTGTTGAAATCCATGCCGAGGCCACATCCGAAAAACAGGCGATGGGCTGGCATCTCGACGGGCGCGCCATCGCCGTGCTCGGCACGCACACGCACGTCCCCACCGCCGACGCATGCGTGCTGCCCGGCGGCACCGCGTTCATGTGCGACGTGGGAATGACCGGCCCCTACGCGTCGGTGCTGGGCCGCGAAGTGAAACCGGTGCTTGGACGCTTCCTCGACGGCATGCCGCGCCGCTTCGAAGTGGCCGAAGGTGATGTGCGCATGTCAGCCGCGCTGGTGACATTCGACCCCGCGACCAAACGCGCGGTGTCGTGCGAATTGATAACGGTGAAACCGTGA
- a CDS encoding formate--tetrahydrofolate ligase, producing the protein MTNILPMIPITDLARSIGINQDHLSLYGNDKAKVSLAALDAARARRPKNGKLILVSAITPTPAGEGKTVTSIGLAQGIKKNGRSAALALRQPSMGPVFGRKGGAAGGGLSTVQPAREINLHFTGDFHAITSAHNLLAAVIDNQLHFKQTRLAPEGVLWKRVLDCNDRALRSIRTGVDSATERAGGFDITAASEIMAVLCLSESLADLRARIDRLVVGFTAEGEPVRASEFRVTGAMCALLRDALKPNLVQTAEGVPAFVHGGPFANIAHGCNSALATRMALAHADYVVTECGFAFDLGGEKFIDIKCRQTGLAPDAIVLVATIRALKMHGGVALADLEKPDVAALTRGLENLAAHLDAARSFGRPVTVAINRFPADTPEEFAVVREFCAANGTGCALSDVFARGGEGGVELANAVVESIAAAEKTLSPLEFVYADSMPVREKIGAIARRIYGADGVDFLPEAEHRLALFETAGFGGLPVCMAKTQNSISDDEKKLGRPRGFRITVRDFELAAGAGFIVALTGRMMRMPALPRVPSAEKIDVSPDGEITGISGA; encoded by the coding sequence ATAACCAATATTTTACCCATGATTCCCATCACCGACCTCGCACGTTCAATCGGCATCAACCAAGACCACCTCTCGCTTTACGGCAACGACAAGGCGAAGGTTTCGCTGGCAGCGCTCGACGCGGCGCGGGCGCGCCGTCCGAAAAACGGGAAACTTATCCTCGTTTCGGCGATCACGCCGACCCCCGCGGGCGAGGGCAAGACGGTCACGTCGATCGGGCTCGCGCAGGGCATCAAAAAAAACGGGCGCTCCGCCGCGCTGGCGTTGAGGCAGCCCTCGATGGGGCCGGTGTTCGGGCGCAAGGGCGGCGCGGCGGGCGGCGGACTCAGCACGGTGCAGCCGGCGCGCGAGATCAACCTGCACTTCACGGGGGATTTTCACGCGATCACATCGGCGCACAACTTGCTCGCGGCGGTGATCGACAACCAGCTCCATTTCAAACAAACGCGGCTCGCGCCGGAGGGCGTGCTTTGGAAGCGAGTGCTTGATTGCAATGACCGCGCGCTGCGCTCGATTCGCACGGGAGTGGACTCGGCGACGGAGCGCGCGGGCGGCTTCGACATCACGGCGGCGTCGGAAATCATGGCGGTGCTTTGCCTGTCGGAATCGCTGGCGGATTTGCGCGCGCGGATTGACCGGCTTGTTGTCGGTTTCACCGCGGAGGGCGAGCCGGTGCGCGCGTCGGAGTTTCGCGTCACGGGTGCGATGTGCGCGCTGTTGCGCGACGCGTTAAAACCGAACCTCGTGCAAACAGCCGAGGGTGTGCCCGCGTTTGTGCACGGCGGGCCGTTTGCGAATATCGCGCACGGATGCAACTCGGCGCTGGCGACGCGCATGGCGCTTGCGCACGCGGATTACGTGGTGACGGAGTGCGGATTCGCGTTCGACCTCGGCGGGGAAAAATTCATCGACATCAAATGCCGCCAGACGGGACTCGCGCCGGACGCGATTGTGCTCGTGGCGACGATTCGCGCGCTCAAGATGCACGGTGGCGTGGCGCTCGCCGATCTTGAGAAACCGGACGTGGCGGCGCTCACCCGGGGCCTTGAAAATCTCGCGGCGCATCTCGACGCGGCGAGGAGCTTCGGGCGCCCGGTGACGGTGGCGATCAATCGCTTTCCCGCCGACACGCCGGAGGAGTTTGCGGTTGTTCGCGAGTTCTGCGCGGCGAACGGCACGGGGTGCGCGCTCTCGGATGTGTTCGCGCGCGGAGGCGAGGGCGGGGTGGAGCTGGCGAACGCGGTTGTGGAATCAATCGCCGCGGCGGAGAAAACCCTGTCGCCACTGGAGTTCGTTTATGCGGATTCGATGCCGGTGCGTGAAAAAATCGGCGCGATCGCGCGGCGAATCTATGGCGCGGACGGGGTGGATTTCCTGCCCGAGGCGGAGCACAGGCTTGCGTTGTTCGAGACGGCGGGGTTTGGCGGGCTGCCCGTGTGCATGGCGAAGACGCAAAACTCGATCAGCGATGACGAGAAGAAGCTCGGACGTCCGCGTGGGTTCCGCATCACGGTGCGCGATTTCGAGTTGGCGGCGGGCGCGGGATTTATCGTGGCGCTCACCGGCCGGATGATGCGCATGCCGGCACTGCCCAGGGTGCCGAGCGCCGAAAAAATCGACGTGTCGCCCGACGGCGAAATCACTGGAATATCGGGCGCGTAG
- a CDS encoding ribosomal RNA small subunit methyltransferase A → MPLTPSATRELLASLGHNPKRFLGQNFLVDGNIVRKSLELAQIAPADTVVEIGPGLGTLTNALLETGAHVYAVEKDTTLHAHLASTLAPKHPQTFHLICGDALDHPLAGFSGSANPPGEPSLDSAHPEGSPYPNIPHSALRMAGLSLRSKPHFKVVANLPYAISTPWMDAILSGPLPERMVLMLQQEAAQRYTAVPGTKQYSAISIFLQNAYDIAPGHKVSAACFYPRPDIESYLLHLVRKPRPFIFATETKAAIRACFQQRRKQLGALLRDRLPDSARGDWFDYLATAGQFTPKSRPEEIPPELWTHFPANPPPQTRA, encoded by the coding sequence ATGCCGCTCACACCCTCCGCCACACGCGAACTTCTCGCCTCGCTCGGACACAACCCGAAGCGCTTTCTTGGGCAAAACTTCCTCGTTGACGGCAACATTGTGCGCAAATCCCTCGAACTCGCCCAAATCGCCCCGGCCGACACCGTCGTCGAAATCGGCCCCGGCCTCGGCACGCTCACCAACGCCCTGCTCGAAACCGGCGCTCACGTTTACGCGGTCGAGAAAGACACCACGCTCCACGCCCACCTCGCCTCCACGCTCGCCCCGAAGCATCCCCAAACATTCCACCTCATCTGCGGCGACGCCCTCGACCACCCCCTCGCCGGATTTTCAGGTAGTGCGAACCCTCCGGGTGAACCGTCCCTTGATTCGGCGCACCCGGAGGGTTCGCCCTACCCAAATATTCCGCATTCCGCACTCCGCATGGCAGGCCTGTCGCTTCGCTCGAAACCGCATTTCAAAGTCGTCGCCAACCTCCCCTACGCCATCTCAACCCCGTGGATGGATGCGATTCTTTCCGGCCCGCTGCCCGAACGCATGGTGCTCATGCTCCAGCAGGAGGCCGCGCAACGCTACACCGCCGTGCCCGGCACCAAACAATACAGCGCCATCTCCATCTTTCTTCAAAACGCCTACGACATCGCGCCCGGCCACAAAGTCTCCGCCGCCTGCTTTTATCCGCGTCCCGACATCGAGTCGTATCTGCTTCACCTCGTGCGCAAGCCACGCCCCTTTATTTTTGCGACTGAAACAAAAGCCGCCATTCGCGCCTGTTTCCAGCAACGCCGCAAACAACTCGGCGCGCTGCTTCGCGACCGCCTGCCGGACAGCGCGCGCGGCGACTGGTTCGATTATCTCGCGACCGCGGGACAATTCACACCCAAAAGCCGCCCCGAGGAAATCCCGCCCGAACTCTGGACTCATTTCCCCGCAAATCCGCCGCCTCAGACTCGCGCTTGA
- the rrtA gene encoding rhombosortase — translation MIPPFSSLLKPRLLPWLFLPGGVLALVAQSWPELARALVYDRSAIIAGEWWRMWTGNFVHFGWVHFALDTGLYFLIGWALVYRYRWWLNVGWLVLMPLAVTTTIFVFDADMIRYGGLSGANVGWLVMLAFLGWQQSWRDWFWPVFLGIHVAELIYEARLGGRGGGMIKFDDPNIRVATLAHIGGAAFGIVLWGVVNLLRKHVLTPEAAADDAAEKRRAENRKGRAGA, via the coding sequence ATGATCCCGCCGTTCTCATCACTGTTGAAACCGCGTTTGCTGCCGTGGCTGTTTTTGCCGGGCGGGGTGCTGGCGCTTGTCGCGCAGTCGTGGCCGGAGCTGGCGCGCGCGCTGGTTTACGACCGCTCGGCGATCATTGCGGGCGAGTGGTGGCGGATGTGGACGGGGAACTTCGTGCATTTCGGCTGGGTGCATTTCGCGCTGGATACGGGGCTGTATTTTTTGATCGGGTGGGCGCTGGTTTACAGGTATCGCTGGTGGCTGAACGTGGGCTGGCTCGTGCTGATGCCCTTGGCCGTGACGACAACGATTTTTGTTTTTGACGCGGACATGATTCGCTACGGCGGATTGTCGGGCGCGAACGTGGGCTGGCTTGTGATGCTTGCGTTTTTGGGCTGGCAGCAATCGTGGCGCGACTGGTTTTGGCCGGTGTTTCTGGGGATCCATGTGGCGGAGTTGATTTACGAGGCGCGGCTCGGCGGGCGCGGGGGTGGCATGATCAAGTTTGACGATCCCAACATCCGCGTGGCGACGCTCGCGCATATCGGCGGCGCGGCGTTCGGAATCGTGCTTTGGGGCGTGGTGAATCTGTTGCGCAAGCATGTGCTGACACCGGAGGCCGCCGCTGACGATGCCGCGGAAAAAAGGCGGGCGGAGAACCGCAAGGGGCGCGCGGGCGCATAG
- a CDS encoding nucleotidyltransferase family protein: protein MKPTLLVLAAGMGSRFGGLKQIAPVGPSGETLLDYSVFDAIRAGFGRVVFVIRRDFEEVFRAQVGAKYDGRIDVGYAFQAMDDLPPGFGVPSWRAKPWGTGHATWCARGEVREPFAVINADDFYGADAFRKLTGFLTAASEGEAALVGFKLSRTLSENGTVSRGMCEVSADGWLRDVVEHTKIAAAEVGRGEGKKYSGDETVSMNCWGFLPGFFDALEGRLTAFLRRDETYAEGSQDEFYLPAAVAALVGRGGLRVRAFTADSDWFGITYPADKPGVVAAIRELVTRGEYPGVLF from the coding sequence ATGAAACCCACGTTACTCGTTCTTGCCGCAGGTATGGGCTCCCGTTTCGGGGGGCTCAAACAGATTGCCCCCGTCGGTCCGTCGGGCGAAACGCTTCTGGATTATTCGGTTTTCGATGCGATCCGGGCGGGGTTCGGGCGCGTGGTGTTTGTCATTCGCCGCGATTTTGAGGAGGTTTTTCGCGCGCAGGTCGGCGCGAAGTATGACGGGCGCATCGATGTGGGCTATGCGTTTCAGGCTATGGATGATTTGCCGCCGGGGTTTGGCGTGCCATCGTGGCGCGCGAAGCCTTGGGGCACGGGGCATGCGACTTGGTGCGCGCGCGGCGAGGTGCGGGAGCCTTTCGCGGTGATCAATGCCGACGATTTTTACGGCGCGGACGCGTTTCGGAAGTTGACCGGATTTTTGACGGCGGCGAGCGAGGGCGAGGCGGCGCTGGTGGGGTTCAAGCTGTCGCGGACGCTTTCGGAAAACGGCACGGTGTCGCGAGGCATGTGCGAGGTTTCGGCGGACGGATGGTTGCGCGATGTTGTCGAGCACACAAAAATCGCGGCGGCGGAAGTAGGAAGAGGGGAGGGGAAAAAGTATTCCGGCGACGAAACTGTTTCGATGAATTGCTGGGGCTTTTTGCCGGGATTTTTTGACGCGCTGGAGGGGCGGCTCACCGCGTTCCTGCGGCGCGATGAAACTTACGCGGAGGGAAGCCAGGATGAGTTTTATTTGCCCGCGGCGGTCGCGGCGCTGGTCGGGCGGGGCGGGTTGCGCGTGCGTGCGTTCACGGCGGACAGCGATTGGTTTGGCATAACGTATCCGGCGGACAAGCCCGGCGTGGTCGCCGCAATCCGGGAACTCGTGACGCGCGGCGAGTATCCGGGGGTGTTGTTTTGA
- a CDS encoding glycosyltransferase family 9 protein — protein sequence MDLIFRPDIKTAPKNIIFLKLAEQGSTVLANEAIRQAVAKVGKENVFFLMFEENRFILDVMDLIPRENVLTIRTKSAVSMVTSCLSRLWEIRRRKIDVCIDMEFFARASAIIAYMMGTRMRVGFHCYFGEGPYRGNLCTHRVLYNSHMHASKTFLSLVRALDNDPDAFPTFGFTPPAEMSLAHFKPEDSEREEVAAMLRELAGTDASGRTRRVILLNANASDLMPLRRWENSNYVELARRLLETHSDIAIAFTGGPSEAEKIGKLVAEVNDARCFSLAGKTTLRQLLIVYGLAEILVTNDSGPAHFAALTPVDVVVLFGPETPLLFGTLSPRNHNIWLGLACSPCINAWNNRQTACNNNLCMKNIPVSQVFDTVCSVYKQRTAHLQ from the coding sequence ATGGATTTGATTTTCAGGCCCGACATAAAAACGGCGCCCAAGAACATTATTTTTCTGAAACTCGCCGAGCAGGGCTCGACGGTTCTTGCAAACGAGGCCATCCGGCAGGCTGTCGCGAAGGTGGGCAAGGAGAATGTTTTTTTCCTCATGTTCGAGGAGAACCGCTTCATCCTTGATGTGATGGACCTGATTCCGCGCGAGAACGTGCTCACGATTCGCACGAAGTCGGCGGTGTCGATGGTGACGAGTTGCCTTTCGCGTTTGTGGGAAATCCGCCGTCGCAAAATCGACGTGTGCATCGACATGGAGTTCTTCGCGCGCGCGTCGGCCATCATCGCCTACATGATGGGCACGCGGATGCGCGTCGGTTTTCACTGTTATTTTGGCGAGGGGCCGTATCGCGGAAACCTGTGCACGCATCGCGTGTTGTATAATTCGCACATGCACGCGTCGAAGACGTTTCTTTCGCTCGTGCGCGCGCTCGACAACGATCCCGATGCCTTCCCGACGTTTGGATTCACGCCGCCCGCGGAGATGTCGCTCGCGCATTTCAAGCCGGAGGATTCCGAGCGCGAGGAGGTTGCCGCGATGCTTCGCGAGCTCGCGGGAACGGACGCCTCCGGGCGCACGCGCCGAGTCATTTTGCTCAATGCCAACGCGAGCGACCTGATGCCCTTGCGCCGTTGGGAGAACTCGAATTACGTCGAGCTCGCGCGGCGGCTTTTGGAAACGCATTCCGACATCGCGATTGCGTTCACCGGCGGCCCCTCGGAGGCGGAAAAAATCGGAAAACTCGTTGCCGAGGTGAATGACGCGCGCTGTTTCTCGCTCGCGGGCAAGACGACGCTGCGCCAGCTCCTGATTGTTTACGGACTGGCGGAAATTCTCGTCACCAACGACAGCGGTCCCGCGCATTTCGCGGCGCTCACGCCGGTCGATGTGGTTGTGTTGTTCGGCCCCGAGACGCCGCTGCTTTTCGGCACGCTCAGCCCGCGCAATCACAACATCTGGCTCGGTCTCGCCTGCTCGCCGTGCATCAACGCGTGGAACAACCGCCAGACCGCCTGCAACAACAATCTCTGCATGAAAAACATCCCCGTGTCGCAAGTGTTCGACACGGTTTGCTCCGTATACAAACAACGCACCGCCCATCTTCAATGA